One ANME-2 cluster archaeon DNA segment encodes these proteins:
- a CDS encoding virulence RhuM family protein produces the protein MTTNKKLPDNQITVSKKLQIRNSTVEFLIFTKQNNKNTIEVRIEDETVWLTQKLMSVLFEKGRSTITEHLQNIFETGELKESSVCRDFRHTDGDRKEYNTKFYNLDAIIAIGFRVNSGRATQFRQWAINILRDFAIRGYVLDNERLKNGSFFNEEYFDHLLAEIREIRASERRFYQKITDIYATAVDYNVESEITKTFFATVQNKLHFATHGNTAAELIMERANSNNEHMGLTTWKNAPHGKIIKPDVSIAKNYLSKKEIKALDRITTMYLDYAEDQAEQNIPMTMEDWSKKMNVFLKFNNRELLDNPGKVTREIA, from the coding sequence ATGACTACAAATAAAAAATTGCCCGACAATCAAATTACCGTAAGTAAAAAACTACAAATACGAAACAGCACTGTGGAATTTCTGATTTTTACAAAACAGAACAATAAAAATACTATAGAGGTTCGCATTGAAGATGAAACTGTATGGCTTACTCAAAAGCTGATGAGCGTTTTGTTTGAAAAAGGTCGTAGTACTATAACAGAGCATTTACAAAACATCTTCGAAACCGGCGAATTAAAAGAGAGTTCAGTATGTCGGGATTTCCGACATACTGACGGAGATAGAAAAGAATATAATACTAAATTCTACAATCTCGATGCCATTATTGCCATTGGATTTCGGGTCAATTCAGGACGTGCAACCCAATTCCGTCAATGGGCAATCAATATCTTACGAGATTTTGCTATTCGCGGTTATGTTCTTGATAATGAACGGTTGAAAAACGGTTCTTTTTTCAATGAGGAATATTTCGACCATTTGCTCGCTGAAATCCGGGAAATCCGGGCAAGTGAGCGTCGTTTTTATCAGAAAATAACCGACATATATGCCACTGCTGTTGATTATAATGTTGAGAGTGAAATTACAAAAACATTCTTTGCGACAGTACAGAATAAATTACATTTTGCCACTCATGGGAACACTGCCGCTGAACTGATAATGGAGCGGGCAAACAGTAATAATGAACACATGGGTTTAACTACATGGAAAAATGCGCCTCATGGAAAAATCATAAAACCAGATGTATCTATTGCCAAGAATTATCTCTCTAAAAAAGAGATTAAAGCATTGGACCGTATTACTACAATGTACCTTGATTATGCAGAAGACCAGGCAGAACAAAATATTCCAATGACAATGGAAGATTGGTCTAAAAAGATGAATGTGTTTTTAAAATTCAATAATCGTGAACTATTAGATAATCCAGGCAAAGTGACACGAGAGATAGCATAA
- a CDS encoding exosome complex exonuclease Rrp41 has translation MTDKPEKFIDENGIRSDGRRANEIRDVKIEVGVLSRADGSCYLEFGKNKVMAAVYGPREVHPRHQQKSNRAIVRYKYNMASFSVEDRKRPGPDRRSIEVSKVSREALENQIFTEYFPKSAIDIFVEVLQADAGTRTAALNAASIALADAGIPMRSLVSACAVGKVDDTLVLDLNKNEDNYGQADMPIAMTPDGKITLLQMDGHLTKEEFKQGLEMAQEGCRQVYEMQRKALMDHYSKKTEVLSTEVIAAEDVKEDAQEEPEDVTPVEVLEDTEDTEKIDDTNETGVTKETDDTREPGDTKATGDTEETDDTREPGDTKATGDTEETEDTVKTGDVEELEDSGEEVPETGKNADETYGQMDESEEETSNE, from the coding sequence ATGACAGACAAACCAGAAAAGTTCATAGATGAAAATGGCATTCGTTCTGACGGAAGGCGGGCCAACGAGATAAGAGATGTTAAAATCGAGGTCGGCGTATTGAGTCGGGCTGATGGTTCGTGTTATCTTGAATTCGGTAAAAATAAGGTGATGGCAGCAGTTTACGGTCCAAGGGAAGTACATCCCAGGCACCAGCAGAAATCCAACAGGGCTATTGTAAGGTATAAGTATAATATGGCTTCCTTTTCAGTAGAGGACCGCAAGCGTCCCGGGCCTGACCGACGTAGTATTGAAGTTTCAAAGGTAAGCCGTGAAGCTCTTGAGAACCAGATATTCACTGAATATTTCCCAAAATCTGCAATAGATATTTTTGTTGAGGTCCTGCAGGCAGATGCAGGCACAAGGACGGCAGCCCTTAATGCGGCATCCATTGCTCTGGCAGATGCAGGAATCCCGATGAGGTCACTGGTCTCTGCGTGTGCTGTAGGGAAGGTCGATGATACTCTTGTCCTGGACCTTAACAAGAATGAGGACAATTACGGCCAGGCAGATATGCCTATAGCAATGACACCTGATGGTAAGATCACACTGCTCCAGATGGACGGCCACCTTACTAAAGAGGAGTTCAAGCAGGGCCTGGAAATGGCACAGGAAGGGTGCAGGCAGGTATATGAAATGCAAAGGAAGGCACTGATGGATCATTATTCTAAGAAAACAGAGGTGTTAAGCACTGAGGTCATTGCTGCAGAGGATGTCAAGGAAGATGCACAGGAGGAACCCGAAGATGTCACTCCGGTCGAGGTATTAGAAGATACTGAAGATACCGAAAAAATTGACGATACCAACGAAACCGGAGTTACCAAAGAAACTGACGATACAAGAGAACCCGGAGATACCAAAGCAACTGGAGATACCGAAGAAACTGACGATACAAGAGAACCCGGAGATACCAAAGCAACTGGAGATACTGAAGAAACTGAAGATACCGTCAAGACAGGAGATGTAGAGGAGTTGGAGGATTCCGGCGAAGAGGTTCCTGAGACTGGGAAAAACGCTGATGAGACTTACGGTCAAATGGATGAGAGTGAGGAGGAGACTTCCAATGAATAA
- a CDS encoding RNA-binding protein, producing the protein MDKHIVVPGDFLSDNVKKAGDGTYVSEGKVYSNLYGLASEKEKIRVVSLSGKYIPQGGDLIVGTVSEITFSNWIMDIKSPYEGLLNVSEYPRRIDSSDMVKYLDVGSSVLVMVKNVSRSMKVELTMRNNRLKPITSGRIVLVSAVKVPRMIGRNGSMISLLKKQTNCNIVVGQNGVIWITGKDRDIDKAIEAIRIIENEAHIDGLTDRISGFLKGNVEKEPETAKPEVSEILDELLD; encoded by the coding sequence ATGGATAAGCACATTGTTGTGCCAGGTGATTTTCTTTCTGACAATGTTAAGAAAGCAGGAGACGGCACCTATGTGAGTGAGGGAAAGGTTTATTCAAATCTTTACGGACTTGCAAGTGAAAAGGAGAAGATACGGGTTGTTTCTTTATCAGGGAAATATATTCCGCAGGGCGGGGATTTGATCGTGGGCACTGTGAGCGAGATTACTTTCTCGAACTGGATAATGGATATCAAATCACCATATGAGGGACTGCTTAATGTATCTGAATATCCAAGACGTATTGATTCCTCTGACATGGTTAAATACCTGGATGTTGGTTCATCCGTGCTCGTTATGGTTAAGAATGTTTCACGTTCCATGAAGGTAGAACTAACAATGAGGAACAATAGGTTAAAACCCATAACCAGTGGAAGGATTGTCCTGGTCTCAGCAGTAAAAGTGCCAAGGATGATCGGCAGAAATGGATCCATGATATCTTTGTTGAAAAAGCAGACTAACTGCAACATCGTTGTGGGCCAGAACGGAGTTATCTGGATAACCGGCAAGGACCGTGATATTGATAAGGCTATAGAAGCGATACGGATTATTGAAAATGAAGCTCATATTGATGGACTCACTGATCGGATAAGTGGTTTCCTGAAAGGAAATGTTGAAAAAGAACCCGAAACAGCAAAACCAGAAGTTTCGGAGATTTTGGATGAACTACTGGACTGA
- a CDS encoding DNA-directed RNA polymerase subunit P, which translates to MVYYCTRCKRLVEIDYEAMGIRCPYCGHRILIKQRPTLVKRVEAV; encoded by the coding sequence ATGGTATATTACTGCACCCGTTGTAAGCGTCTTGTCGAGATCGACTATGAGGCTATGGGTATACGATGTCCTTATTGCGGACACCGCATACTGATAAAACAAAGACCCACCCTGGTGAAACGGGTGGAAGCAGTCTAA
- a CDS encoding winged helix-turn-helix transcriptional regulator: MSNLNETPYITMNELAEIVGISKKGVEWQMAKLKKEGRIIRIGPDKGGYWEVMECAEEK, from the coding sequence TTGTCTAATTTAAATGAAACACCATATATTACGATGAATGAACTTGCGGAAATTGTGGGAATTTCAAAAAAAGGTGTAGAATGGCAGATGGCAAAACTTAAAAAAGAAGGCAGAATAATACGCATTGGTCCCGACAAAGGCGGATATTGGGAAGTGATGGAATGTGCAGAGGAAAAGTGA
- a CDS encoding bifunctional oligoribonuclease/PAP phosphatase NrnA has protein sequence MEVDEFGFYNRLLDYSNILFLCHRNADPDAVGSAYTLAEAIGGVVGLVDGCNRVANMLVNALEINVVINPDPSNYDFTVVVDTSTQAQLNDTKLTKYAVVDHHSTCSIKDDAEFYIHRCASSTAEIVFEIIKSMDAPVMRKSAMSLITGIITDTGNFKYASPQSFRTLAEIIETSGVEYGEVVDILASTPQDISMRIAVLKAAMRAQIQRVGEHIIAISTISSFGGTAAGILTHIGADVSFVGAEKDGVIRISGRARRTAIEDGVNMGQIMHDVSKVYGGTGGGHDGAAGLDVDGGDVQEILKSCLDMAVGILQRHKNV, from the coding sequence ATGGAAGTCGATGAGTTCGGTTTTTACAACCGGCTCCTGGATTATTCAAATATCCTATTTCTCTGTCACCGGAATGCAGATCCGGATGCAGTAGGAAGTGCTTATACGTTAGCTGAGGCCATAGGGGGAGTGGTTGGTCTGGTGGATGGATGCAACCGTGTTGCCAATATGTTGGTCAATGCACTTGAAATCAATGTGGTTATAAATCCTGATCCTTCAAATTATGATTTTACTGTAGTTGTGGATACAAGTACACAGGCGCAGCTTAACGATACAAAGTTAACAAAATACGCTGTTGTGGACCATCATTCTACATGTTCAATAAAGGATGATGCAGAATTTTATATACACAGGTGTGCAAGTTCTACTGCAGAAATTGTGTTTGAAATAATCAAGAGTATGGATGCTCCTGTCATGAGGAAGTCTGCCATGTCCCTGATTACCGGTATTATTACTGATACTGGTAATTTTAAGTATGCTTCACCCCAGTCATTCAGGACACTGGCGGAGATTATCGAGACCAGTGGAGTGGAATATGGGGAAGTGGTGGATATATTGGCTTCCACGCCCCAGGATATCAGTATGAGGATCGCTGTCCTGAAAGCGGCTATGAGGGCGCAGATCCAGCGGGTAGGTGAACATATCATTGCCATTAGTACTATAAGTTCTTTCGGCGGTACAGCGGCAGGTATATTGACCCATATCGGTGCAGATGTGTCTTTTGTGGGTGCAGAGAAAGATGGTGTTATCAGGATCAGCGGCCGGGCAAGACGCACTGCTATTGAGGATGGTGTGAATATGGGCCAGATCATGCATGATGTTAGTAAGGTTTATGGCGGTACGGGCGGGGGACATGATGGTGCCGCAGGGCTGGATGTGGATGGGGGAGATGTCCAGGAGATACTTAAAAGCTGTCTGGATATGGCTGTAGGGATTCTGCAGCGGCATAAAAACGTGTGA
- a CDS encoding exosome complex protein Rrp42: MNKDIVSIIQKDQLYNLMLKGQRADGRAFDETREIKIETGVIEKAEGSARVEIGDTKIIAGVKISPGTPFPDTPDVGVIITSLELIPLASPEFESGPPREKAVELARVTDRGIRESGAIDLKKMCIIEGEKVWMIFIDIHVLDDGGNIMDAAALGSIAALLTATIPAERYELGEDAPLPIRDIPVSVTAVDIGGGIVFDPSLEEERVANTKLTVISNQEGAIAGMQKSGNGSLSPDQINHIVEVACKKAQDIREKFLEI; encoded by the coding sequence ATGAATAAAGATATTGTTTCAATTATCCAGAAGGACCAACTGTATAATCTGATGCTTAAGGGTCAGCGTGCAGACGGTCGGGCGTTCGACGAAACCAGGGAGATCAAGATTGAAACCGGTGTAATAGAAAAGGCAGAAGGTTCGGCCCGTGTGGAAATTGGCGATACTAAAATAATTGCCGGTGTAAAGATCAGCCCGGGCACGCCATTCCCTGATACACCTGATGTAGGCGTAATAATTACCAGCCTGGAACTCATACCCCTTGCATCCCCTGAATTCGAATCAGGTCCACCCCGGGAGAAAGCCGTAGAACTTGCCAGGGTGACTGATCGAGGCATCAGGGAATCCGGCGCAATAGATTTAAAGAAGATGTGCATTATTGAGGGCGAAAAGGTCTGGATGATTTTCATTGACATTCATGTGCTGGATGACGGCGGTAATATAATGGATGCTGCTGCACTTGGTTCTATAGCTGCATTGCTTACAGCCACAATCCCTGCAGAGCGTTATGAACTGGGTGAAGATGCACCGCTGCCAATAAGAGATATACCGGTATCTGTAACTGCTGTAGATATAGGCGGCGGAATTGTATTTGACCCATCCCTTGAAGAAGAAAGGGTCGCAAACACCAAGTTAACTGTGATATCCAATCAGGAAGGCGCAATTGCCGGCATGCAGAAGAGCGGCAATGGGTCGTTATCACCGGACCAGATCAACCACATAGTAGAAGTGGCCTGTAAGAAGGCACAGGATATAAGAGAAAAATTCCTGGAGATTTAG
- a CDS encoding virulence RhuM family protein, whose product MTTNKKMPDNQITVYQAPDGKINIEVLYANENIWLPQKRMAELFGCSVGNISLHLKKIYDENELDESATIEDYSTVQIEGNREVTRTIRCYSLEAIIAVGYRVNSERGTQFRQWAISILQQYIHKGFAMDSDRFKYGSRFSARYFDDLLEEIRDIRSSERMLYQKITDIYATSIDYSPKAQDTKQFFATVQNKLHFAITGQTAAEIVAERARSDKPNMGLTSWRKAPEGKIMPSDVATAKNYLDKTELDHLNRIVTMYLDYAELQAVRNKPMYMKNWIEKLNAFLKFSEYEILTNAGHISHKVALALASKEYETFKKIQDENYISDFDKEVWRLREGKHDYK is encoded by the coding sequence ATGACTACAAATAAAAAAATGCCCGACAATCAAATTACCGTTTATCAAGCTCCTGATGGAAAAATAAACATTGAGGTGCTATATGCAAATGAAAATATCTGGCTTCCGCAAAAGCGAATGGCAGAGTTATTCGGATGCAGCGTAGGCAATATCTCATTGCACCTAAAAAAAATATATGATGAGAATGAACTTGATGAATCGGCAACTATTGAGGATTACTCGACAGTTCAGATTGAAGGTAATCGCGAAGTTACTCGTACTATAAGGTGTTATTCGCTTGAAGCAATTATCGCGGTTGGGTATAGGGTTAACTCAGAACGTGGTACACAGTTCCGACAATGGGCGATTTCAATTCTCCAGCAATATATTCACAAAGGATTTGCAATGGACAGCGACCGTTTCAAGTATGGTTCACGTTTCAGCGCACGATATTTCGATGACTTACTCGAAGAAATCCGGGATATCCGTTCCAGTGAACGGATGTTGTATCAAAAAATTACCGATATTTACGCCACTTCTATTGACTATTCGCCAAAAGCACAAGACACAAAACAGTTCTTTGCGACAGTACAGAACAAACTCCACTTTGCCATTACCGGACAGACCGCTGCAGAAATAGTGGCCGAACGAGCCAGGAGCGACAAACCAAATATGGGATTGACATCGTGGCGAAAAGCACCTGAAGGTAAAATCATGCCCAGTGATGTTGCCACAGCAAAAAACTATCTGGATAAAACAGAACTTGATCATTTGAACCGTATAGTCACGATGTATCTTGACTATGCGGAATTACAGGCGGTTCGTAATAAGCCAATGTACATGAAAAACTGGATTGAAAAACTGAATGCATTCCTGAAGTTCAGTGAATATGAAATACTCACCAATGCCGGACATATCAGTCATAAAGTAGCTCTGGCTCTGGCAAGCAAAGAATACGAAACATTCAAAAAAATTCAGGATGAGAATTACATTTCCGATTTTGACAAAGAAGTATGGCGCCTTAGGGAGGGTAAACATGACTACAAATAA
- a CDS encoding KilA-N domain-containing protein: protein MAKKNKVIEVQGTEITIYSHVKDEYISVTDIARFKDPKRTDYIIQNWMKNRNTIEFLGIWERLNNPDFKPIEFDGFRNQAGLNSFILTPKQWIEKSQQDVGQISSHALLQSEKPIAKQAAAQFETKVRQQAVAQLTQIPWGYN from the coding sequence ATGGCAAAGAAAAACAAAGTAATTGAAGTACAAGGCACCGAAATAACCATTTATTCTCATGTAAAAGATGAGTATATCAGTGTTACCGATATTGCTCGGTTCAAAGATCCGAAAAGAACGGACTATATTATTCAAAACTGGATGAAAAACAGAAATACCATTGAGTTTCTTGGCATTTGGGAGCGACTTAATAACCCTGATTTTAAACCCATCGAATTCGATGGGTTTAGAAATCAAGCAGGGTTAAACAGTTTTATATTAACACCTAAGCAATGGATAGAAAAAAGCCAACAAGATGTTGGCCAAATTTCATCACACGCTCTTTTGCAGTCGGAAAAACCAATTGCGAAGCAAGCTGCTGCGCAATTTGAAACAAAAGTTAGGCAACAAGCTGTTGCCCAATTAACACAAATTCCATGGGGATACAATTGA
- the dusB gene encoding tRNA dihydrouridine synthase DusB, producing the protein MQIGPLKLHGNILLAPMADVTNLPFRLLCKKYGAALVYSEMVDADGVIYHSRKTISRLASCKDEQPFGIQLSGSSAEGMNRAARLVEAQHGPDLIDINFGCPARHIVKKGCGAALMTDQQLMADIIKQVSDAVNVPVTAKLRVYDDVEQTLKVVRMLEDAGACAITVHARTRHQNYAHKADWDVIGAVRKELSIPVIANGDIVDEVAAQTVLEQTNCDGIMIGRAAIGNPYIFRRIGHYLETGEFLGVQDVNEQMDDFFEYMELAGKYDKLDYGGIKLHAKWFTRGMEGGRLLRTKINAAEDIDEVIGIMGGFIR; encoded by the coding sequence ATGCAGATCGGCCCCCTGAAACTCCATGGTAACATTCTACTCGCACCCATGGCAGATGTGACCAACCTGCCATTTCGCTTGCTCTGTAAAAAGTACGGTGCTGCACTTGTGTATTCTGAAATGGTCGATGCCGATGGTGTGATATATCATAGCAGGAAGACCATTTCAAGGCTTGCTTCATGTAAGGATGAGCAGCCTTTTGGTATCCAGCTTTCAGGGTCATCTGCCGAAGGGATGAACCGGGCTGCCCGGCTTGTTGAAGCGCAGCACGGTCCTGACCTGATAGATATTAACTTTGGCTGTCCTGCCAGGCATATAGTCAAAAAGGGTTGCGGTGCGGCCCTGATGACTGATCAGCAGTTGATGGCTGATATTATAAAGCAGGTCTCTGATGCTGTAAATGTTCCGGTCACTGCCAAATTAAGAGTGTATGATGATGTTGAGCAGACACTTAAGGTGGTGCGGATGCTGGAAGATGCGGGTGCATGTGCAATAACGGTACATGCCCGGACACGGCACCAGAATTATGCACACAAGGCAGATTGGGATGTGATCGGGGCAGTCAGGAAAGAATTGTCAATTCCGGTGATAGCCAATGGTGATATTGTTGATGAGGTGGCGGCACAGACCGTACTTGAGCAAACCAACTGTGATGGTATTATGATCGGACGGGCTGCTATTGGGAATCCGTATATTTTCAGGCGGATTGGTCATTATCTTGAAACTGGAGAGTTTCTCGGGGTACAGGATGTCAATGAACAGATGGATGATTTTTTTGAATATATGGAACTGGCTGGGAAATATGACAAACTTGATTATGGAGGCATTAAGCTTCATGCCAAGTGGTTCACCAGGGGGATGGAGGGGGGAAGGCTGTTGCGGACTAAGATAAATGCGGCAGAAGATATTGATGAGGTGATTGGGATCATGGGTGGGTTTATCAGGTAG
- a CDS encoding restriction endonuclease subunit S, producing MCEWKETKLQEIAVINPAERLTKGTKAKKVAMELLQPFTKKISTYSREEYKGGVKFRNGDTLVARITPSLENGKTSFVDLLEDDEVGFGSTEFIVLREIEGISDKNFLFYLACSPEFRDVAIASMTGSSGRQRVQTDVVKQHEFFSSPLPEQRAIASVLSSLDDKIDLLHRQNKTLEAMAETLFRQWFVEEAEEGWGATTLEQHIEVFRGLSYKGSGLTENGFGIPMHNLNSVYEGGGYKIEGIKFYSSEYKKRHLVYPGDIIVTNTEQGHEFKLIGFPAIVPDSFGDTGLFSQHIYKLVSKKKTDLSREFIYYLLMSHSVREQIISATNGSTVNMLAIDGLQRPEFKLPPKNKVIEFTGIVSAYWNKSNINNKQIHTLKKLRDTLSPKLMSGGVRVKLEQQEACI from the coding sequence ATGTGTGAGTGGAAAGAAACAAAATTACAAGAGATTGCAGTAATTAATCCTGCTGAACGCTTAACTAAAGGCACTAAAGCTAAGAAGGTAGCTATGGAGTTATTACAACCGTTCACGAAGAAAATCTCAACTTATAGCAGAGAAGAATACAAAGGCGGTGTTAAGTTCAGGAATGGAGATACTCTTGTAGCAAGAATCACTCCAAGCCTTGAGAATGGCAAAACATCTTTTGTCGATTTGCTTGAAGATGATGAGGTTGGTTTTGGTTCAACGGAGTTTATAGTTCTGCGTGAAATAGAAGGTATCAGCGATAAGAATTTTCTTTTTTATCTCGCCTGTTCTCCAGAGTTCAGAGATGTAGCGATTGCTTCAATGACTGGAAGTTCAGGAAGACAAAGAGTACAAACAGATGTTGTAAAGCAACACGAATTTTTTTCCTCCCCTCTCCCCGAACAGCGCGCCATCGCTTCTGTGCTTTCCAGCCTCGACGACAAGATAGACCTGCTCCACCGCCAGAACAAGACGCTGGAAGCCATGGCGGAAACGCTGTTCAGGCAGTGGTTTGTGGAGGAGGCGGAGGAAGGGTGGGGAGCGACAACACTCGAACAACATATTGAAGTATTCCGCGGATTAAGTTACAAAGGAAGTGGCCTTACTGAAAATGGATTTGGCATACCGATGCACAATTTAAATTCTGTATATGAAGGCGGCGGATACAAAATTGAAGGAATTAAATTTTATAGTAGTGAATATAAAAAAAGACATTTAGTATATCCCGGGGACATAATAGTTACCAATACTGAGCAGGGACATGAGTTTAAATTAATCGGATTCCCTGCAATTGTCCCCGATTCATTTGGTGACACAGGGCTATTTAGTCAGCATATTTATAAGCTTGTTTCAAAGAAAAAAACTGATCTTTCGAGAGAATTTATTTATTATCTTTTAATGTCCCATTCTGTAAGAGAACAAATCATTTCTGCGACGAATGGTTCAACTGTAAATATGCTTGCAATTGATGGGCTTCAAAGACCTGAATTCAAGTTGCCACCGAAAAATAAAGTGATTGAGTTTACTGGAATTGTTTCAGCATATTGGAACAAGAGTAATATAAACAATAAACAAATCCACACCCTCAAAAAACTACGGGATACACTATCGCCAAAACTCATGAGCGGTGGAGTCAGAGTAAAATTAGAGCAACAAGAGGCTTGTATATGA
- a CDS encoding 50S ribosomal protein L37ae — protein sequence MAKKYTRKGHKTRSAGRFGVRYGRKNRKLVADIEERMRQGYKCPRCGIIAIRRTDTGIWNCKKCDYTFAGGTYVPKTSVGLVAARSVKRATEPDMVFEEMEDITPGAVEAEETGEEVETEVDAVSEVATDVEAEVEMDAQVDTVVDSEVETEIVTADTDIADDTL from the coding sequence ATGGCGAAAAAATATACCCGTAAAGGTCACAAGACCAGGTCAGCAGGCAGGTTCGGGGTCCGTTACGGTAGGAAGAACCGGAAATTGGTTGCCGATATTGAAGAACGTATGAGACAGGGATATAAATGCCCCCGGTGCGGTATTATTGCAATCCGCCGTACCGATACTGGTATCTGGAACTGTAAGAAATGTGATTATACCTTTGCAGGCGGTACATATGTACCTAAGACATCTGTAGGGCTTGTTGCAGCAAGGTCTGTCAAGAGGGCAACGGAACCTGATATGGTCTTTGAGGAAATGGAAGATATCACACCTGGGGCCGTTGAAGCTGAAGAGACCGGTGAGGAAGTGGAAACTGAAGTAGATGCTGTATCAGAAGTTGCAACTGATGTTGAAGCAGAAGTTGAAATGGATGCACAAGTAGATACAGTAGTGGATTCTGAAGTGGAAACGGAAATAGTTACTGCAGATACAGATATTGCAGACGATACATTGTAG
- a CDS encoding virulence RhuM family protein, with protein sequence MNKRDIVKQQSDFILYTSNEGKVNIEVYLKDETIWLTQKAISELYGVQRPAITKHLKNIFDSGELQEDTVSSILEHTASDGKNYKTKFYNLNVIIAVGYRVNSYQATQFRIWATKTLKEYIIKGFVLDDERLKQGKLFGKDYFEELLERIREIRASERRFYQKITDIYALAADYDKNSPITKEFFATVQNKLHWAITGKTAAEIIYDSADATKIHMGLTNWKQAPDGKIMKSDVSIAKNYLGEAHIKELNQIVSAYLDLAENRAQRQILMKMQDWGQFLHGFLELSSYPILQDKGKGKVSALEAKLKAGQEYEEYRVTQDTNYISDFDKEVWRIREGKDDYK encoded by the coding sequence ATGAACAAAAGAGATATTGTAAAACAACAATCCGACTTCATCCTCTATACCTCAAATGAAGGCAAAGTGAACATAGAGGTATATCTTAAAGATGAAACCATCTGGCTGACACAGAAAGCAATATCGGAGTTGTATGGAGTTCAGCGTCCAGCCATCACCAAGCATTTGAAAAACATCTTTGATTCTGGTGAATTACAGGAAGATACAGTTAGTTCCATTTTGGAACATACTGCCAGCGATGGCAAAAATTATAAAACAAAATTCTACAACCTCAATGTCATCATTGCGGTCGGCTACCGCGTCAACTCCTACCAGGCCACTCAATTCCGCATCTGGGCAACCAAAACCCTGAAAGAATACATCATCAAAGGATTTGTGCTGGATGACGAACGCCTCAAACAGGGAAAACTATTCGGCAAAGACTATTTCGAGGAACTCCTTGAGCGCATTCGGGAGATCCGCGCAAGTGAGCGGCGGTTTTACCAAAAGATCACCGACATCTACGCCCTTGCTGCCGATTATGACAAAAACTCCCCAATAACAAAGGAGTTTTTCGCAACAGTCCAGAACAAGCTTCACTGGGCAATTACCGGAAAAACCGCAGCAGAAATTATTTACGATTCAGCAGATGCAACAAAGATCCACATGGGTCTGACAAACTGGAAACAGGCACCTGACGGGAAAATAATGAAATCAGATGTTTCCATTGCCAAAAATTATCTGGGCGAAGCCCACATCAAGGAACTGAACCAGATCGTCTCCGCATATCTCGATCTGGCGGAAAACCGGGCACAACGACAGATTCTTATGAAAATGCAGGACTGGGGTCAATTTCTCCATGGTTTCCTGGAATTATCCAGTTACCCAATATTACAGGATAAAGGTAAAGGTAAAGTTAGCGCACTGGAAGCGAAGCTGAAAGCCGGGCAGGAATACGAAGAATATCGTGTAACACAGGATACAAATTACATTTCCGATTTTGACAAAGAGGTGTGGCGCATTAGGGAGGGTAAGGATGACTACAAATAA
- a CDS encoding prefoldin subunit beta, protein MSGELPPQVQNQLAQLQQVQQQAQALAQQKNQLEIMVKESDMALGELGKIDADVTVFKNIGNLMIKAEKGNVVEDLKEKKETLDLRLKTIVRQEERIHKRFTQLQEQLKTSVGSPGMHAE, encoded by the coding sequence ATGAGCGGAGAATTACCACCACAGGTCCAGAACCAACTTGCCCAATTGCAGCAGGTACAGCAACAGGCACAGGCTTTGGCGCAACAAAAAAACCAGTTAGAGATCATGGTTAAAGAGTCAGACATGGCTCTTGGTGAACTTGGAAAAATAGATGCGGATGTAACTGTTTTTAAGAATATTGGCAACTTGATGATAAAAGCCGAGAAAGGCAATGTTGTCGAGGATTTAAAGGAAAAGAAAGAAACCCTTGATCTTAGACTTAAGACAATTGTCAGGCAGGAAGAACGTATCCATAAGAGATTTACACAATTACAGGAACAATTAAAGACGTCTGTGGGTTCACCAGGAATGCATGCTGAATAA